The proteins below come from a single Gemmatimonadaceae bacterium genomic window:
- a CDS encoding DPP IV N-terminal domain-containing protein produces the protein MRLARAALFLAPIPLFAQSARVLTDEDYGRAERLLAPNVAPLVTGSAGRPTWLADGRFYYRTTTASGSAFYLVNPTRKTRVPAFDHARLAAALTTASGTPVDGNRLPFTAFDLAPDGASLATTIQGRRYRCDLAASTCAAAGQSAPPPRNSTVSPDGTWAVFIRDYNLWARDMASGQESQLTTDGVRDFGYATNNAGWVHTDTPVATWSPDSRQLATFQHDGRGVRDMHLVATNVGSPVIESWKYPLPGDSVIFRISRVIVSRGADGRPRVVRLQMPPDPHRSTVSDHVACDGGAICDVQWYPDGSHLAFISSSRDHKTATFRVADAQTGAVRTLFEEKSATQVGDASLAENLWRVLPASNELIWWSQRDNFVNLYLYDLGTGALKHRITSGDGNVSDVVRVDEKTRTIWFTANGKEAGRDPYYQHLYKVGFDGRNQVLLTPEDASHTVSIAPDGRYFTDVYSTPTTPPVAVVRDASGRLVQTLETSDISRLVATGWKPPTPIRMKARDGTTDIYGLMFTPSNLDSTRKYPIVDYIYPGPQAGSVGPRTFTPARSDHQALAELGFVVVAIDGMGTPGRSKAFHDAYYGHLGDNTIPDQVAGIRELAQRYRFIDIDKVGIWGHSGGGFATASAMFRQPDFFDVGIAESGNHDNRNYEDDWGERYQGLLVRNGNTDNYAAEANQTYAKNLKGKLLLAHGGMDDNVPPYNTTLVVEQLIKAGKDFDLLILPNARHGFGADNNYMMRRRWDYFVTNLMGATPPKEYQIGKPRVVP, from the coding sequence ATGCGTCTCGCTCGCGCTGCGCTGTTTCTCGCGCCCATTCCGCTGTTCGCCCAGTCGGCCCGTGTGCTCACCGATGAGGACTACGGGCGCGCTGAACGCCTGCTCGCCCCGAACGTCGCGCCGCTCGTCACCGGCTCGGCGGGCCGCCCCACCTGGCTCGCCGATGGGCGCTTCTACTATCGGACCACGACGGCCAGCGGCAGCGCATTCTATCTGGTGAACCCCACCCGCAAGACGCGCGTACCGGCGTTTGACCACGCACGGCTCGCCGCGGCGCTGACCACCGCGTCCGGCACGCCGGTCGACGGCAATCGGTTGCCATTCACCGCGTTCGACCTGGCCCCGGACGGTGCCAGCCTCGCCACCACCATCCAGGGACGCCGCTATCGCTGCGACCTCGCTGCGTCGACATGCGCAGCGGCGGGCCAGTCGGCGCCACCTCCACGAAATTCCACCGTGTCGCCGGACGGCACGTGGGCCGTGTTCATCCGCGACTACAATCTCTGGGCGCGCGACATGGCCAGCGGCCAGGAGTCGCAGCTCACGACCGACGGCGTCCGCGACTTCGGCTACGCCACCAACAACGCGGGGTGGGTCCACACCGACACGCCGGTGGCCACCTGGTCTCCGGACTCGCGGCAACTGGCAACGTTCCAGCACGACGGGCGCGGCGTGCGCGACATGCACCTGGTGGCCACCAACGTCGGGTCGCCCGTCATCGAGTCGTGGAAATACCCGCTCCCCGGTGACTCCGTCATCTTCCGCATCTCGCGCGTGATCGTGAGTCGCGGGGCGGACGGTCGCCCGCGCGTGGTCCGACTGCAGATGCCGCCCGACCCGCACCGCTCGACGGTATCAGACCACGTCGCCTGCGACGGCGGTGCGATCTGCGACGTGCAGTGGTACCCCGACGGGTCACACCTCGCCTTCATCTCCAGCTCGCGCGATCACAAGACGGCCACCTTCCGTGTGGCCGACGCACAGACCGGCGCGGTGCGCACGCTGTTCGAGGAGAAGAGCGCCACGCAGGTGGGCGACGCCTCGCTCGCCGAGAACCTCTGGCGGGTGCTCCCGGCGTCCAATGAACTGATCTGGTGGTCACAGCGCGACAACTTCGTGAACCTCTACCTCTACGATCTCGGCACCGGCGCACTCAAGCACCGCATAACGAGTGGCGACGGCAACGTGAGCGACGTCGTGCGCGTGGACGAGAAAACGCGCACGATCTGGTTCACGGCGAACGGCAAGGAAGCGGGCCGCGACCCGTACTACCAGCACCTGTACAAGGTCGGCTTCGACGGTCGAAACCAGGTGCTGCTCACGCCCGAAGACGCCAGCCACACGGTGAGCATCGCACCCGACGGCCGCTATTTCACCGACGTCTACTCCACGCCGACCACGCCGCCGGTCGCCGTCGTACGCGATGCCTCAGGCCGGCTCGTGCAAACGCTCGAAACGTCGGACATCTCCCGGCTCGTGGCGACAGGATGGAAGCCACCCACGCCCATCCGCATGAAGGCGCGCGACGGCACGACCGACATCTATGGACTGATGTTCACGCCGTCGAACCTGGACTCCACGCGGAAATACCCGATCGTCGACTACATCTACCCGGGGCCGCAGGCCGGCAGCGTGGGACCGCGCACGTTCACGCCCGCGCGCAGCGACCACCAGGCACTGGCCGAGCTGGGGTTCGTCGTCGTCGCGATCGACGGCATGGGCACACCCGGTCGCTCGAAGGCCTTCCACGACGCCTACTACGGTCACCTGGGCGACAACACCATTCCCGACCAGGTCGCCGGCATCCGGGAGTTGGCGCAGCGCTACCGGTTCATCGACATCGACAAAGTGGGGATCTGGGGCCACTCGGGCGGAGGGTTTGCGACCGCATCCGCGATGTTCAGGCAGCCCGATTTCTTTGACGTGGGCATTGCGGAGTCCGGCAACCACGACAACCGCAACTACGAAGACGATTGGGGTGAACGCTATCAGGGGCTGCTCGTCCGCAACGGCAACACCGACAACTATGCGGCCGAGGCGAACCAGACGTACGCGAAGAACCTCAAGGGCAAGCTGCTGCTCGCCCACGGCGGCATGGACGACAACGTTCCGCCGTACAACACCACCCTGGTGGTGGAGCAGTTGATCAAGGCCGGCAAGGACTTCGACCTGTTGATCCTCCCCAACGCGCGACACGGCTTTGGCGCCGACAACAACTACATGATGCGGCGCCGATGGGACTATTTCGTGACCAACCTGATGGGTGCCACGCCGCCAAAGGAGTACCAGATCGGCAAGCCGCGGGTGGTGCCATAG
- a CDS encoding VOC family protein, producing MTRPTPKITPFLWFNGNAEEAIRLYTSVFKDARVLSLLRTDGSGPDATGPVITGTFELHGQVFHALNGGPQFEFTEAISMVVTCETQQEIDELWSRLTADGGKESRCGWLKDKFGLSWQIVPTRLPALLGHPDRAKATRVQQAMLGMNKMDIEALENA from the coding sequence ATGACCCGCCCCACGCCAAAGATCACCCCGTTCCTCTGGTTCAATGGCAACGCCGAGGAAGCGATTCGGCTCTATACGTCCGTGTTCAAGGATGCCCGTGTCCTGAGCCTGCTGCGCACCGACGGCAGCGGGCCGGACGCCACGGGTCCGGTCATCACGGGCACCTTCGAGTTGCACGGGCAGGTGTTCCACGCACTCAATGGCGGTCCGCAGTTCGAGTTCACCGAGGCGATCTCGATGGTCGTGACCTGCGAGACCCAGCAGGAGATCGATGAGTTGTGGTCGCGACTCACCGCCGACGGTGGCAAGGAGAGTCGCTGCGGCTGGCTCAAGGACAAGTTCGGCCTGTCCTGGCAGATCGTCCCGACGCGGTTGCCCGCGTTGCTTGGCCACCCCGACCGCGCCAAGGCCACGCGGGTGCAGCAAGCGATGCTCGGCATGAACAAGATGGACATCGAGGCGCTCGAGAACGCATAG
- a CDS encoding SRPBCC family protein: MTATRNRHGSATVTLPSDTEILITRQFDAPAALVFKATTTPELVKRWWGFESSEWLVCEIDLRVGGSWRYVTREANGYEVGFHGEYREIAAPTRLVTTEVFEGFPDAGALNTMTLVEKDGVTTMTTLVQHTIREHRDAHINSGMEGGMQVSFNRLEDVVSGLGVA, translated from the coding sequence ATGACTGCCACTCGCAATCGCCACGGTTCCGCTACGGTCACGCTGCCGTCAGACACCGAGATCCTCATCACGCGGCAGTTTGACGCGCCTGCCGCGCTCGTCTTCAAGGCGACCACCACGCCCGAACTGGTCAAGCGCTGGTGGGGCTTCGAATCATCGGAGTGGCTGGTGTGCGAGATCGACCTGCGCGTGGGCGGATCCTGGCGCTACGTGACGCGAGAAGCCAACGGATACGAGGTGGGCTTTCATGGTGAGTACCGGGAGATCGCGGCCCCGACCCGGCTGGTGACGACCGAGGTCTTCGAAGGCTTTCCCGACGCCGGGGCCCTGAACACGATGACGCTGGTGGAGAAGGACGGGGTAACTACGATGACCACCCTGGTACAGCACACCATCAGGGAACACCGCGACGCCCACATCAACTCCGGCATGGAAGGCGGGATGCAGGTCTCGTTCAACCGGCTGGAAGACGTCGTGAGCGGGCTCGGGGTGGCGTAA
- a CDS encoding winged helix-turn-helix transcriptional regulator — protein MARTPTTADAFNAIAEAGRREMLATIGTDEVTVSELVLRLGMTQPQVSKHLGVLRTVGLVHVRNEGRHRWYRVNGPALKPIHDWVLPFARTWNARLDRLDDLLAELNSPENTP, from the coding sequence ATGGCACGGACACCCACCACCGCCGACGCGTTCAACGCCATCGCCGAGGCCGGCCGACGCGAGATGCTCGCCACCATCGGGACCGATGAGGTCACGGTGAGCGAATTGGTCCTGCGGCTTGGCATGACGCAGCCGCAGGTCTCCAAGCACCTCGGCGTGCTGCGCACCGTGGGGCTCGTGCACGTGCGCAACGAGGGGAGGCACCGCTGGTATCGCGTGAACGGGCCCGCCCTCAAGCCGATCCACGACTGGGTGTTGCCGTTCGCCCGCACCTGGAACGCCCGCCTCGACCGCCTCGACGACCTCCTCGCCGAGCTCAACTCCCCGGAGAACACGCCATGA
- a CDS encoding serine/threonine protein kinase — protein MDRERWARIEALVDEALDRPASERPAFLDAACDGDFALREDVASLIDQLEADPDFLEHSVLRRDDPGSPLPAGERIGPWVLQRLLGRGGMGEVYLAVRDLDGSTQRVAIKVIRRGMDTDDVVHRFRLERRILSQLNHPNVAQLLDAGITADGRPWFAMEFVDGVPLTTYCDDRRLGVSERLRLFLQICAAVDHAHQRLVVHRDLKPRNILVTPAGAPMLLDFGIGKVLDAGATFGSAIETRADVRLLTPEYAAPEQLTGAVVTTATDVYALGVILHEILVGEHPYVVPGMSRQQLEASVLATPPETASARARTSRVANARSTDPAGLARRLAGDLDTIILMALRKEPERRYPSASALAADISRHLDGLPVSARPDTAGYRVRKFIGRNRGAVIAGAAIVFALIGIAATSVIQSRRVAAEALRTAQERDKALEVRGFLMEMFGATGADQAVGDTVSVRALLDRQRALVDRAYAGRDAVKADMLDALADGYDRLGLYADAEPMARRALELRERLLPADHPDVAASLNLLGWILHERGASTTALPLLARAERLRRADSARAPADLARTLNDIGVVYNAQQRWEDAVVVLSEALRIRRAEFGDWHRAVGITANNIAAAWYSQKRNDSAVVMQQLAIRSLQAAVGPDHQRTIVATSNLALFMQRNGEIASAESVYRELMTRQTRLQGPDHPVTARLGLSLAMLLSERGEREAADAVLAEAESLYRNVTIAFEKRLGPRHPQLATATERLGLVIASRGRAREGIGYQVRALAILRATAADSSRSVRVMAERLAAAWRRAGDSAAARAVERQVGLVR, from the coding sequence GTGGACCGCGAGCGATGGGCCCGCATCGAAGCCCTGGTCGACGAAGCGCTCGACCGGCCGGCCAGCGAACGCCCGGCGTTCCTCGACGCGGCGTGCGACGGCGACTTCGCGCTGCGCGAGGACGTGGCGTCGCTGATCGACCAGCTCGAGGCTGACCCGGACTTTCTCGAGCACTCCGTCCTCCGACGCGACGATCCGGGATCGCCACTGCCTGCCGGTGAGCGCATCGGACCCTGGGTGCTGCAGCGCCTGCTTGGCCGCGGCGGCATGGGCGAGGTCTATCTCGCGGTCCGTGACCTCGACGGCTCGACCCAGCGCGTCGCCATCAAGGTGATCCGCCGCGGAATGGACACGGACGACGTCGTGCATCGCTTCCGGCTCGAGCGACGCATCCTCTCGCAGCTCAACCATCCCAACGTCGCCCAACTGCTCGATGCCGGCATCACGGCCGACGGACGCCCGTGGTTCGCCATGGAGTTCGTCGACGGCGTGCCCCTCACCACCTACTGCGACGACCGACGACTCGGCGTCAGCGAACGCCTCAGGCTCTTCCTGCAGATCTGCGCCGCCGTGGACCACGCGCACCAGCGCCTCGTCGTCCATCGCGACCTCAAGCCCCGCAACATCCTCGTCACCCCGGCCGGTGCCCCGATGTTGCTGGACTTCGGCATCGGCAAGGTGCTCGATGCCGGCGCGACGTTCGGCTCCGCCATCGAGACCCGCGCCGACGTGCGGTTGCTCACACCGGAATACGCGGCGCCCGAGCAACTCACCGGTGCGGTCGTCACCACCGCCACCGACGTCTACGCGCTGGGCGTCATCCTGCACGAAATCCTGGTCGGCGAGCATCCGTACGTGGTGCCCGGCATGTCGCGCCAACAACTGGAAGCTTCGGTGCTCGCGACACCGCCCGAGACCGCGAGTGCCCGGGCACGCACATCCCGCGTCGCCAACGCGCGTTCCACCGACCCGGCAGGACTCGCGCGGCGATTGGCCGGAGATCTCGACACCATCATCCTCATGGCGCTCCGCAAGGAGCCCGAGCGCCGGTATCCCTCAGCATCCGCGCTCGCAGCGGACATCAGCCGCCACCTCGACGGCCTGCCCGTCAGCGCACGACCCGACACCGCCGGCTATCGCGTCCGAAAGTTCATCGGCCGGAACCGCGGGGCCGTGATCGCGGGCGCGGCCATCGTCTTCGCGTTGATCGGCATCGCCGCGACGAGCGTGATCCAGTCGCGGCGCGTGGCCGCCGAAGCCCTGCGAACCGCCCAGGAGCGCGACAAGGCGCTCGAAGTGCGCGGCTTTCTCATGGAGATGTTTGGCGCCACCGGCGCCGACCAGGCGGTCGGGGACACGGTCTCGGTGCGCGCGCTGCTCGACCGGCAGCGCGCACTGGTCGATCGCGCGTACGCCGGTCGCGATGCGGTGAAAGCGGACATGCTCGACGCCCTTGCCGACGGCTACGATCGGCTCGGCCTGTACGCTGACGCCGAACCCATGGCCAGGCGCGCCCTCGAGCTGCGCGAACGCTTGCTGCCGGCGGATCATCCGGACGTGGCGGCCTCACTCAACCTGCTCGGCTGGATCCTGCACGAGCGCGGAGCGTCAACCACCGCGCTCCCACTGCTCGCCCGTGCCGAGCGGCTCCGGCGGGCCGATTCGGCGCGTGCGCCCGCTGATCTGGCTCGCACGCTGAACGACATCGGCGTGGTCTACAACGCCCAGCAACGATGGGAAGACGCCGTGGTGGTACTGAGCGAAGCGCTGCGGATCCGGCGCGCCGAGTTCGGCGACTGGCATCGCGCGGTCGGCATCACGGCCAACAACATCGCGGCCGCGTGGTACTCGCAGAAGCGGAACGATTCCGCCGTCGTCATGCAGCAACTCGCCATTCGCTCCCTGCAGGCCGCCGTTGGGCCGGACCACCAGCGCACGATCGTGGCGACGAGCAACCTCGCGCTGTTCATGCAACGGAACGGCGAGATCGCATCGGCCGAATCGGTGTATCGCGAGCTGATGACGCGTCAGACGCGGCTGCAGGGGCCCGACCATCCGGTAACGGCCCGGCTTGGGCTCTCGCTGGCGATGCTTCTGTCCGAGCGCGGCGAGCGTGAAGCCGCGGATGCCGTGCTCGCAGAAGCGGAGTCGCTCTATCGCAACGTGACGATCGCGTTCGAGAAGCGCCTGGGGCCGCGGCACCCACAGCTCGCGACGGCAACGGAGCGGTTGGGCCTCGTCATCGCGTCGCGCGGTCGGGCGCGCGAGGGCATCGGATATCAGGTGCGTGCGCTGGCGATCCTGCGCGCGACGGCAGCGGATTCGAGTCGGTCGGTCCGCGTGATGGCCGAGCGCCTGGCGGCCGCGTGGCGTCGAGCCGGAGACAGCGCGGCCGCGCGCGCGGTGGAGCGTCAGGTCGGCCTGGTGCGCTGA
- a CDS encoding sigma-70 family RNA polymerase sigma factor, which translates to MCPSEAAPPGDITRLLHAASGGSGEAFGQLVELLYVQLNELAHQRLRHEPAGHSLSTTGLVHEAYLKLAGQTRVAWQGRDHFFAVASEAMRRVLIDHARRRLRDKRGGTLDHVPLDDADQPITIDDDQAEELLAIDDALQRLAAFNPDGVRIVHLRFFGGLSNSEIATVLGSSERTVRRQWSVAKAWLRRELGPTVRDAWSLTMQSRS; encoded by the coding sequence ATGTGCCCATCGGAAGCCGCTCCCCCAGGTGACATCACCCGCCTCCTGCACGCAGCCTCCGGTGGCAGTGGCGAGGCCTTTGGCCAGCTCGTCGAGCTGCTGTATGTCCAGCTCAACGAGCTCGCGCACCAGCGCCTTCGTCACGAGCCGGCCGGGCACAGCCTGAGCACCACCGGCCTCGTGCACGAGGCCTATCTCAAGCTGGCGGGCCAGACGCGCGTCGCGTGGCAGGGCCGCGACCACTTCTTTGCCGTGGCCTCGGAAGCCATGCGCCGTGTGCTCATCGACCATGCACGGCGGCGGTTGCGCGACAAGCGCGGAGGCACGCTGGATCACGTCCCGCTGGACGACGCCGACCAGCCCATCACGATCGACGACGATCAAGCGGAGGAACTCCTCGCCATCGACGATGCCCTCCAGCGCCTCGCCGCGTTCAACCCCGACGGCGTGCGGATCGTACACCTCCGCTTCTTTGGCGGCCTGTCCAACAGCGAGATCGCCACCGTACTCGGCTCGTCCGAGCGCACCGTGCGACGTCAATGGTCGGTCGCCAAAGCCTGGCTGCGCCGAGAGCTTGGCCCCACCGTGCGCGACGCGTGGTCGCTCACCATGCAGTCACGGAGCTGA
- a CDS encoding serine/threonine protein kinase: MFAVLNAGRARVVDRVLGVPSPFADRYAVVRELGRGASAVVILARDLVHDREVALKVLSAEYASVLGSERFQREVRLDRRLQHPYVIPILDSGEWEGWLYLVMPVVEGSALRAHLTSLRQLPVDDAVRYAQEIADALQHAHDHGVIHRDVKPENILLSGGHACLADFGIARALVPATGDDITTTGVILGTPAYMSPEQAAGDALDGRTDQYALACVLFEMLAGIPPFVGPSSQSIMQQRLARPAPSVQDYRPAVRRGLALVIARALSMAPADRFPNMRAMAEALHAATSPSPYGIEAVAQTPVRRGPGVRRLAFGAAALISVGVATWLAWRPERARDLVPQGGAVALLGEPDGANAEAARFFVRGRAALDTGDLDSAAAAFSRSAAADPLFARADLWQAQVMQWNPTYRSSAEWMGPARRASRGRLSTRDSLHAVGLVALGDRRFPEACEAFGALVRADSQSFVGWFGLGECRRLDRAVERDRASPSGWRFRAELSEAIRAYAEALAIAPGEAMGPAFSRAQQVFLSSASRVRPGRAVMPDTGDFFAYPSLRNDTVAFVPFRSGAGASLDPATSQQELTGAWRAVGDQELAFVRQWIQRMPASPYARLALALALEDAAPLRVHDSTATDARSVLHEARARNPDARVALQLAAAEVRVLVKAGRWAEAGRLADSLVRQPPATDYGILAALAVLLGSERAASAFLRQGWREPARARDEHLTDVPDAVLDALAPLAAAVLTGACESAHLDSLEHNVTDRINTLVEPRQQAAVRAGIIDDLLVQSAPCTSGGSMRGVRGAASVSVTHRLAAAAGNGNRRAALAALHWIDAQRVATNRANISWDAVALEGWALAALGDSTHAAARLDSALRVLPYTTTLLTSHARLTGGLRRTLRLRSDLARLAGDSATHARWRDALRDLTGWP, encoded by the coding sequence ATGTTCGCGGTCTTGAACGCCGGGAGGGCCCGCGTGGTCGATCGGGTGTTGGGAGTACCGTCGCCGTTCGCGGACCGTTACGCCGTCGTGCGTGAGCTCGGTCGCGGGGCGAGCGCGGTGGTGATCCTGGCTCGCGACCTCGTCCATGATCGCGAGGTGGCGCTCAAGGTTTTGTCCGCCGAGTACGCCAGCGTGCTCGGGTCCGAGCGCTTCCAGCGCGAAGTCCGCCTGGACCGTCGCCTTCAGCACCCCTACGTGATCCCGATCCTCGACTCGGGGGAGTGGGAGGGTTGGCTCTACCTCGTGATGCCGGTGGTCGAGGGCAGCGCGCTGCGCGCGCACCTCACGTCCCTGCGGCAGCTGCCCGTGGACGACGCGGTGCGTTACGCGCAGGAGATCGCCGATGCCCTGCAGCACGCGCATGACCACGGCGTGATCCATCGCGATGTGAAACCGGAGAACATCCTGCTGTCGGGCGGGCACGCGTGCCTGGCTGACTTCGGGATCGCCCGGGCGCTGGTACCGGCCACCGGCGACGACATCACCACCACCGGGGTGATCCTGGGCACGCCGGCGTACATGAGCCCGGAGCAGGCCGCGGGTGATGCGCTCGATGGCCGGACCGATCAGTACGCCCTGGCATGCGTGCTGTTCGAAATGCTTGCCGGCATACCGCCATTTGTGGGCCCGTCGTCGCAGTCCATCATGCAGCAACGACTGGCCCGCCCTGCTCCGTCGGTGCAGGACTATCGACCGGCGGTGAGACGCGGACTCGCCCTCGTGATTGCGCGTGCCCTCTCCATGGCGCCGGCTGATCGGTTTCCAAACATGCGCGCCATGGCCGAGGCCCTGCACGCCGCGACGTCGCCGTCGCCGTACGGCATCGAGGCCGTAGCGCAGACACCGGTACGCCGCGGACCTGGCGTGCGCCGACTCGCTTTCGGCGCGGCCGCGCTGATCTCGGTCGGCGTCGCCACCTGGCTCGCCTGGAGGCCGGAGCGGGCGCGCGATCTCGTCCCGCAGGGCGGCGCGGTGGCTCTTCTCGGCGAACCCGACGGAGCCAACGCGGAGGCAGCCCGCTTCTTCGTGCGCGGGCGCGCCGCGCTCGACACGGGAGACCTCGATAGCGCCGCTGCGGCTTTCTCACGATCGGCGGCAGCCGACCCCCTCTTCGCGCGGGCCGATCTGTGGCAGGCGCAGGTCATGCAGTGGAACCCGACGTACCGCTCATCAGCCGAATGGATGGGACCGGCCAGGCGCGCCAGCCGCGGGCGCCTGTCCACACGCGATTCGCTCCACGCCGTCGGACTCGTCGCGTTGGGCGATCGACGCTTTCCCGAGGCATGTGAAGCATTCGGCGCGCTGGTTCGTGCGGATTCGCAGAGCTTCGTTGGGTGGTTCGGACTGGGCGAGTGCCGCCGACTCGACCGCGCGGTCGAGCGTGACCGTGCAAGTCCATCGGGTTGGCGCTTCCGCGCCGAGCTGTCGGAGGCAATCCGGGCGTACGCCGAAGCGCTGGCCATCGCCCCTGGCGAAGCAATGGGCCCCGCCTTCTCCCGGGCACAGCAGGTGTTCCTCAGCTCCGCGTCGAGGGTACGGCCGGGCCGAGCCGTGATGCCGGATACGGGCGACTTCTTCGCCTACCCTTCGCTCCGCAACGACACAGTGGCGTTTGTCCCGTTTCGCTCCGGCGCTGGGGCGTCACTCGATCCGGCGACGAGCCAACAGGAGTTGACAGGTGCATGGCGCGCCGTCGGCGACCAGGAACTCGCGTTCGTGCGCCAATGGATACAACGCATGCCTGCGAGCCCTTACGCGAGGCTCGCACTCGCGCTCGCCCTCGAGGACGCCGCGCCACTCCGTGTTCATGACAGCACCGCGACTGACGCTCGCAGTGTCCTTCATGAGGCGCGGGCCCGAAATCCGGATGCACGAGTTGCCCTGCAACTCGCCGCCGCCGAAGTGCGCGTCCTGGTCAAGGCGGGCCGATGGGCCGAGGCTGGCCGCCTCGCGGATTCGCTGGTGCGACAGCCCCCCGCCACCGACTATGGCATTCTCGCGGCGCTCGCCGTGCTGCTGGGGAGCGAGCGAGCAGCGAGTGCCTTCCTCCGCCAAGGGTGGCGTGAACCGGCACGCGCGCGGGACGAGCATCTGACGGACGTCCCCGATGCGGTGCTCGACGCACTGGCCCCGCTTGCTGCGGCCGTGTTGACCGGTGCATGCGAGAGTGCCCACCTGGACTCACTCGAGCACAACGTCACGGATCGCATCAATACCCTAGTTGAACCGCGCCAACAGGCTGCGGTCCGGGCCGGCATCATCGATGATCTCCTCGTGCAGTCGGCACCGTGCACCAGCGGCGGGAGCATGCGCGGCGTCCGTGGCGCCGCGTCCGTGTCCGTAACGCACCGGCTGGCCGCGGCGGCGGGCAACGGCAATCGGCGCGCCGCGCTCGCCGCCCTGCACTGGATCGATGCACAGCGCGTTGCGACGAACCGCGCAAACATCTCGTGGGATGCCGTCGCGCTTGAAGGCTGGGCGCTCGCCGCACTCGGCGACTCGACCCACGCCGCGGCGCGACTCGATAGCGCGCTTCGCGTGCTGCCTTACACCACCACGTTGCTCACGTCGCATGCGCGCCTCACCGGCGGACTGCGGCGCACACTGCGCCTCCGTAGCGACCTCGCTCGACTTGCCGGCGACAGCGCGACTCACGCTCGATGGCGGGACGCCCTCCGTGATCTCACGGGGTGGCCGTAG
- a CDS encoding SDR family NAD(P)-dependent oxidoreductase, which translates to MRRTILWLSLFTLVAPLGAQAPGQGAVLVTGASSGIGRKITEALAARGSYVYAGARKAEDIAELSRIPNVQGIRLDVTIPGDIAAAVETVRRGGRGLHGVVNNAGIAVVGPLIEHDDRELLDLFAVNTFGPFRITRAFAQMLIESKGRVVTISSISGILSGPFLGAYSMSKHAVEAFGDALGAEMARFGVHSALIEPGNYRSDIGRNTLAQVETAMARSKGTPFEQNMRNMATAMGMYDSYPEPDAVAAAAVHALFDPSPRVRYMVVPAARQAEVTIRKAIDELVQLNAGHQFTYDRETLIRMLDESLARNR; encoded by the coding sequence ATGCGCCGTACGATCCTGTGGCTGTCGCTCTTCACGTTGGTCGCGCCACTCGGCGCGCAAGCGCCGGGCCAGGGGGCCGTGCTCGTCACCGGCGCGTCGAGCGGCATCGGACGGAAGATCACTGAGGCCCTTGCCGCACGCGGCTCCTACGTGTACGCGGGAGCACGGAAGGCCGAGGACATCGCGGAGCTGAGCCGGATCCCGAACGTGCAGGGCATTCGGCTCGACGTCACGATCCCCGGCGATATCGCCGCCGCGGTGGAAACGGTGCGCCGCGGGGGCCGCGGCCTCCACGGCGTCGTCAACAATGCCGGCATCGCCGTCGTCGGCCCGCTCATCGAACACGACGACCGCGAGTTGCTCGATCTCTTTGCCGTGAACACCTTCGGCCCGTTCCGCATCACCAGGGCCTTTGCCCAGATGCTCATCGAGTCGAAGGGCCGCGTCGTCACGATCAGTTCGATCTCGGGCATCCTCTCCGGCCCGTTCCTCGGCGCGTACAGCATGAGCAAACATGCGGTGGAAGCCTTCGGCGACGCGTTAGGCGCGGAGATGGCCCGGTTCGGTGTGCACTCGGCGCTCATCGAGCCGGGGAACTACCGCTCGGACATCGGGCGGAACACGCTGGCGCAGGTCGAGACGGCCATGGCCCGATCGAAGGGAACGCCATTCGAACAGAATATGCGCAACATGGCCACGGCGATGGGCATGTACGACTCCTACCCCGAGCCCGACGCGGTGGCCGCGGCGGCCGTGCACGCGCTCTTCGACCCCAGCCCCCGGGTACGCTACATGGTTGTGCCTGCGGCGCGACAGGCCGAAGTCACGATCCGCAAGGCCATCGACGAGCTTGTGCAGCTGAACGCGGGCCACCAGTTCACCTACGACCGGGAAACGCTGATCCGGATGCTCGACGAGTCGCTGGCAAGAAACCGTTAG